A genome region from Alicyclobacillus acidocaldarius subsp. acidocaldarius DSM 446 includes the following:
- a CDS encoding type II toxin-antitoxin system HicB family antitoxin, translated as MATRGYPAIFDPYEDGSFVVLFPDFPGCVTQGCNLDDAVAMAEEALTLQLYGIERDGEDLPEPSDPSHVTVPEEVQGQWFVMLIHPRPELFHP; from the coding sequence ATGGCCACACGAGGATACCCTGCGATTTTCGACCCATACGAAGATGGATCCTTCGTCGTATTGTTTCCCGACTTTCCTGGGTGCGTCACGCAGGGCTGCAACCTTGATGACGCCGTAGCCATGGCAGAAGAAGCACTCACACTTCAGCTCTATGGAATTGAACGCGACGGAGAGGATCTACCTGAACCTTCAGATCCCTCGCACGTAACGGTCCCAGAAGAAGTGCAGGGACAATGGTTTGTCATGCTCATCCATCCACGCCCTGAGTTATTCCATCCGTGA
- a CDS encoding ABC-ATPase domain-containing protein encodes MEALRRHLQSIDGRGYKAYQDLEGRYAFPSFTLAVDHVQGDPFADPSKVRVLVLRGKTAVGDAWIDAPWRRIRCEDLLARRMDEALRRLPNRARGTGKSGLIAIDAPGQKVLERTAVQIGRDEIVICLSVGLPAVGRRVLAREAEAMLFEQIPAAVERAVYGLREEEIRPAVELADQQEAIRRYLRDHGLVAFVANGSILPRESGVSDKPLRRGAVPFQSPPELEISIPVPHREEPLRGMGIRRGITLIVGGGFHGKTTLLEALEHGVYDHVAGDGREFVITDRGAVKIRAEDGRSVAQVDISPLIGTLPHGKDTTRFSTEDASGSTSQAASLVEMIEAGATAFLIDEDTSATNLLVRDARMQALVAKSGEPITPYVDKARQLFDEYGISTVLVVGGLGDYFDIADCVIKMEAYVPHDVTAEAKRVAAAIPTARKPEGGHAFGAIRQRVPQPDSLNSQRGHKAKVAARGRYAIQYGATEISLHALEQLVDDSQTRAIAAALSYMERKGWLTKALTVREILDAMEAQWDRDGLGSISLRQGHPGDLARPRRYELAAALNRLRTLRCEQRSE; translated from the coding sequence ATGGAGGCGCTGCGGCGCCACCTGCAATCCATCGACGGCCGCGGGTACAAGGCGTATCAGGACCTCGAAGGGCGTTACGCCTTCCCTTCGTTCACCCTCGCCGTCGATCACGTCCAGGGCGATCCGTTCGCGGATCCGTCCAAGGTGCGGGTTCTTGTGCTGCGGGGCAAGACCGCCGTCGGGGACGCGTGGATCGATGCGCCTTGGCGCCGAATCCGGTGTGAAGACCTCTTGGCGCGGCGGATGGACGAGGCGCTGCGCCGCTTGCCGAATCGGGCACGCGGGACGGGGAAAAGTGGGCTTATCGCCATCGACGCGCCGGGGCAGAAGGTGCTGGAGCGAACGGCGGTGCAGATTGGGCGGGACGAGATCGTCATCTGCCTGTCCGTCGGTCTGCCGGCCGTCGGCAGGCGCGTGTTGGCGCGGGAAGCCGAGGCGATGCTCTTCGAGCAGATTCCCGCAGCCGTGGAGCGCGCCGTGTACGGCCTGCGCGAGGAGGAGATCCGCCCCGCGGTGGAACTGGCGGATCAGCAGGAGGCCATTCGCCGGTATTTGCGCGATCACGGCCTCGTGGCTTTTGTCGCCAACGGCTCCATCCTGCCGCGCGAGAGCGGCGTGAGCGACAAGCCGCTGCGCCGGGGCGCGGTGCCGTTTCAGAGCCCGCCCGAGTTGGAGATCTCCATCCCCGTGCCGCACCGCGAAGAGCCGCTTCGAGGCATGGGCATCCGCCGCGGCATCACGCTCATCGTCGGCGGCGGCTTCCACGGCAAGACGACGCTCCTCGAGGCGCTGGAGCATGGCGTGTACGATCACGTCGCGGGCGACGGGCGCGAGTTCGTCATCACCGACAGGGGCGCGGTCAAGATCCGCGCCGAAGACGGGCGGAGCGTGGCCCAGGTCGACATCTCTCCGCTCATCGGCACGCTTCCGCATGGCAAGGACACGACGCGCTTCTCGACGGAGGACGCGAGCGGGAGCACCTCGCAGGCGGCAAGCCTCGTCGAGATGATCGAGGCGGGCGCCACGGCGTTTCTCATCGACGAGGACACGAGCGCGACGAACCTCCTCGTCCGCGATGCGCGCATGCAGGCGCTGGTGGCGAAATCGGGCGAGCCCATCACGCCCTACGTCGACAAGGCGAGGCAGCTGTTCGACGAATACGGCATCTCCACCGTGCTCGTCGTCGGAGGATTGGGTGATTACTTCGACATCGCCGACTGCGTCATCAAGATGGAGGCGTACGTCCCGCACGATGTGACCGCGGAGGCCAAACGCGTGGCTGCCGCCATCCCCACCGCCCGCAAGCCGGAAGGTGGGCATGCGTTCGGGGCCATCCGCCAGCGCGTCCCCCAGCCCGACAGCCTCAACAGCCAGCGGGGCCACAAGGCGAAGGTGGCGGCGCGCGGGCGATATGCCATCCAATATGGCGCCACGGAGATCTCCCTGCACGCGCTGGAGCAACTCGTCGACGACAGCCAGACGCGCGCCATTGCGGCGGCCCTCTCGTACATGGAGCGGAAGGGCTGGCTGACGAAGGCGCTCACGGTTCGAGAGATCCTCGACGCCATGGAGGCGCAGTGGGATCGGGACGGGCTGGGATCCATCTCTCTCCGCCAAGGCCATCCGGGCGATCTCGCCCGCCCACGCCGGTACGAGCTCGCAGCCGCGCTCAATCGGCTGCGGACGCTGAGGTGTGAGCAGCGGAGCGAATGA
- the serS gene encoding serine--tRNA ligase, with the protein MLDIRAIRQQPDVFKAKLKRKKVDPAEIDRLLEADARWRDHLAEVERLKALRNQTSEAIARKKRQGEDASEDIARMREVSDRIQALDEEVRELERQVRDLLLALPNVPHDSVPDGESEDDNPVIKTWGDLPKFSFEPKPHWEIAEALDIVDSERAVKITGSRFVLYKGLGARLERALANFMLDFHVERHGYTEMFPAFIANEESLIGTGNLPKFGDEMFKIEGLPYYLIPTAEVPLTNYYRDEILSADQLPVKFAGYSACFRSEAGSAGKDTRGLIRLHQFQKVELVNLCLPEQSYEVLEQLTREAEAVLEALQLPYRRIEICTGDLGAKDAKKYDIEVWLPAQNRYREISSCTNFEDYQARRANLRFRREERGKPEFVHTLNGSGLAIGRTVAAILENYQQEDGSVLIPRALVPYMGGIERIAKG; encoded by the coding sequence ATGTTAGATATCCGAGCCATTCGGCAACAACCCGACGTGTTCAAAGCGAAGCTCAAGCGGAAGAAGGTCGATCCGGCCGAGATCGACCGGCTGCTCGAGGCGGACGCCAGATGGCGGGATCATCTGGCGGAGGTGGAGCGCCTCAAAGCGCTGCGCAATCAGACGTCCGAGGCCATCGCGCGCAAGAAGCGGCAGGGGGAGGACGCGAGCGAGGACATCGCGCGGATGCGCGAGGTGTCGGACCGGATTCAGGCGCTGGACGAAGAGGTTCGCGAGTTGGAGCGGCAAGTGCGGGACCTGCTGCTCGCGCTGCCGAACGTGCCGCACGACTCGGTGCCGGACGGCGAGTCGGAGGACGACAACCCGGTCATCAAGACGTGGGGAGATCTTCCGAAGTTCTCCTTCGAGCCGAAACCGCACTGGGAGATTGCGGAGGCGCTCGACATCGTCGACAGCGAGCGCGCCGTGAAGATCACCGGCAGCCGCTTCGTGCTGTACAAGGGCCTCGGCGCACGGCTGGAGCGGGCGCTCGCGAACTTCATGCTCGATTTCCACGTGGAGCGGCACGGCTACACGGAGATGTTTCCGGCGTTCATCGCGAACGAGGAGAGCCTCATCGGCACGGGCAACCTGCCGAAGTTCGGCGACGAGATGTTCAAAATCGAGGGGTTGCCCTACTACCTCATCCCGACGGCCGAGGTGCCGCTCACGAACTACTACCGGGACGAGATCCTGTCGGCCGACCAACTGCCGGTGAAATTCGCGGGCTATTCGGCCTGCTTCCGCTCGGAGGCCGGATCGGCGGGGAAGGATACGCGCGGGCTGATTCGGCTGCACCAGTTCCAGAAGGTGGAGCTCGTCAATCTGTGCCTTCCGGAGCAGTCGTACGAGGTCCTCGAGCAGCTGACGCGCGAAGCGGAGGCTGTGCTCGAGGCGCTCCAGCTTCCGTACCGCCGCATTGAGATCTGCACGGGCGATCTCGGCGCGAAGGACGCGAAGAAGTACGACATCGAGGTCTGGCTGCCGGCGCAGAACCGGTACCGCGAGATCTCGTCGTGCACGAACTTCGAAGACTACCAGGCGCGGCGCGCCAACCTGCGCTTCCGGCGGGAGGAGCGGGGCAAACCGGAGTTCGTGCACACGCTGAACGGCTCCGGCCTCGCCATTGGGCGCACGGTGGCGGCCATCCTGGAGAACTACCAACAGGAGGACGGATCGGTCCTCATTCCGCGCGCGCTCGTGCCGTACATGGGCGGGATCGAGCGGATTGCGAAGGGCTGA
- the pdxS gene encoding pyridoxal 5'-phosphate synthase lyase subunit PdxS, with translation MSNVGTDRVKRGMAEMQKGGVIMDVVNAEQAKIAEAAGAVAVMALERVPSDIRKAGGVARMADPAIIEEVMNAVSIPVMAKCRIGHIVEARILEAMGVDYIDESEVLTPADEKHHIDKTKFTVPFVCGARDLGEALRRIAEGASMIRTKGEPGTGNIVEAVRHQRMMQSAIRRVQAMSEDELYAEAKNLGAPYHLLKQVHDLGRLPVVNFAAGGIATPADAALMMELGSDGVFVGSGIFKSENPEKYARAIVQAVTHYQDYELLAHLSKNLGQAMQGIDLATLREEERMAVRGW, from the coding sequence ATGTCGAATGTCGGCACGGATCGCGTGAAGCGCGGTATGGCGGAGATGCAGAAGGGCGGCGTCATCATGGACGTCGTCAACGCGGAACAGGCGAAGATCGCGGAGGCGGCCGGCGCCGTCGCGGTCATGGCGCTGGAGCGGGTTCCGTCGGATATCCGCAAAGCCGGCGGCGTAGCCCGTATGGCCGATCCGGCCATCATTGAAGAGGTCATGAACGCCGTCTCCATCCCGGTCATGGCGAAGTGCCGCATTGGGCACATCGTGGAGGCGCGCATTCTCGAGGCGATGGGCGTCGACTACATCGACGAGAGCGAGGTGCTCACGCCGGCCGACGAGAAGCACCACATCGACAAGACGAAGTTCACCGTTCCCTTCGTCTGCGGCGCGCGCGATCTCGGCGAAGCGCTGCGCCGCATCGCCGAGGGTGCGTCGATGATCCGCACCAAGGGCGAGCCGGGCACGGGCAACATCGTCGAGGCTGTGCGCCATCAGCGCATGATGCAGTCCGCCATTCGCCGCGTTCAGGCGATGTCCGAGGACGAGTTGTACGCCGAGGCGAAGAATCTCGGCGCGCCGTATCATCTTCTCAAGCAGGTGCACGATCTCGGCCGCCTGCCGGTCGTCAACTTCGCGGCGGGCGGCATCGCGACGCCCGCCGACGCCGCGCTCATGATGGAGCTCGGCTCGGACGGCGTGTTCGTGGGATCCGGCATCTTCAAGTCCGAGAATCCAGAGAAGTACGCGCGCGCCATCGTCCAGGCCGTGACGCATTATCAGGATTACGAACTGTTGGCGCACCTGTCCAAGAACCTCGGGCAGGCCATGCAGGGCATCGATCTCGCCACCTTGCGCGAGGAGGAGCGCATGGCGGTTCGCGGTTGGTGA
- a CDS encoding cytidine deaminase family protein: protein MTFDELIARAQSVHGIRQLSPEATAGSVAAALETDRGHVYVGVCIDTACSLGFCAEHAAAAAMITAGENRVVRMVAVGRDGRILPPCGRCREFIRQLHPDNREAEVMVASGVIVRLGELLPHDWLA from the coding sequence ATGACGTTTGATGAGCTCATCGCCAGAGCCCAATCCGTGCATGGAATTCGGCAACTCTCGCCGGAGGCGACGGCGGGATCGGTGGCCGCGGCGCTCGAGACGGATCGGGGGCACGTGTACGTGGGCGTGTGCATCGACACGGCGTGCTCGCTCGGCTTCTGCGCCGAACACGCGGCTGCGGCGGCCATGATCACGGCCGGGGAAAATCGCGTCGTCCGCATGGTGGCGGTGGGAAGGGACGGCCGGATCCTGCCACCGTGCGGGCGGTGTCGGGAATTCATCCGGCAGCTCCATCCCGATAACCGAGAGGCCGAGGTGATGGTGGCGTCGGGCGTGATCGTGAGGCTCGGAGAGCTTCTGCCCCACGATTGGCTCGCGTGA
- the guaB gene encoding IMP dehydrogenase, with protein sequence MTSAWEHKFVGEALTFDDVLLLPAHSTVLPRDVDVSTRLTTDIRLNIPIVSAAMDTVTTSPMAIAMAREGGIGIIHKNMSIEAQAEEVDRVKRSESGVITNPIYLTPDKPLRDAEALMSKYRISGVPIVECGSQKLIGIITNRDLRFERDDSRPIGEVMTRENLITAPVGTTLAEAKEILQRHKIEKLPLVDAEGNLRGLITIKDIENARRFPNAAKDSQGRLLVGAAVTVSPDVMDRVDALVAAHCDVIVVDTAHGHSEFVLKVVREIRSRYPDIQLIGGNVATAAGCEALMEAGVNAVKVGIGPGSICTTRVVAGVGVPQITAIYDCSNAARKRGIPIIADGGIKYSGDIVKAISAGASSVMIGSLLAGTAESPGEIEIYQGRQFKVYRGMGSIGAMRAGSGDRYFQGDNSEGDTKKLVPEGIEGRVAYRGPVSETLYQLVGGLRSGMGYTGCATIQELQEKSQMVRITSAGLRESHPHDVQITKEAPNYSI encoded by the coding sequence GTGACGAGCGCCTGGGAACACAAATTTGTGGGGGAAGCCCTGACCTTCGACGATGTGCTGTTATTGCCAGCTCACTCGACCGTTCTTCCGCGGGACGTGGACGTCTCCACCCGGTTGACCACGGATATTCGCCTCAACATCCCCATCGTGTCCGCCGCGATGGACACCGTCACCACTTCGCCGATGGCCATCGCGATGGCGCGCGAGGGCGGGATCGGCATCATTCACAAGAACATGTCCATCGAGGCGCAGGCCGAAGAGGTCGATCGCGTCAAACGCTCCGAGAGCGGCGTCATCACCAACCCCATCTATCTCACGCCGGACAAGCCCCTGCGCGACGCGGAAGCGCTCATGAGCAAGTATCGAATCTCGGGCGTTCCGATTGTGGAATGCGGATCGCAGAAGCTCATTGGGATCATCACGAACCGGGATCTGCGCTTCGAACGGGACGATTCTCGACCCATCGGGGAAGTCATGACCCGCGAGAACCTCATCACCGCGCCGGTGGGAACGACGCTGGCGGAGGCGAAGGAGATCCTTCAGCGGCACAAGATTGAAAAGCTGCCGCTCGTCGATGCCGAGGGCAACCTGCGGGGCCTCATCACCATCAAGGACATCGAGAACGCTCGCCGATTCCCGAATGCGGCGAAGGATTCGCAGGGCCGTCTTTTGGTCGGTGCGGCGGTGACGGTTTCGCCCGACGTGATGGATCGCGTCGATGCGCTCGTGGCGGCGCACTGTGACGTGATCGTGGTGGATACGGCGCACGGGCATTCGGAGTTCGTGCTCAAGGTCGTCCGCGAAATTCGTTCGCGCTATCCGGACATTCAGCTGATTGGCGGCAATGTGGCGACGGCGGCGGGCTGCGAGGCGCTGATGGAAGCGGGCGTCAACGCCGTGAAGGTCGGCATCGGTCCGGGGTCCATCTGCACCACCCGTGTCGTGGCGGGCGTGGGCGTGCCGCAGATCACGGCCATTTACGACTGCTCCAACGCAGCGCGCAAGCGCGGCATTCCCATCATCGCGGACGGCGGCATCAAGTACTCCGGCGACATCGTCAAGGCGATCTCGGCCGGCGCAAGCTCAGTGATGATCGGAAGCCTGCTCGCAGGGACGGCGGAAAGCCCGGGCGAGATCGAGATCTACCAGGGCAGGCAGTTCAAGGTGTACCGCGGCATGGGCTCCATCGGTGCGATGCGGGCCGGATCGGGCGATCGCTACTTCCAAGGCGACAATTCGGAAGGGGACACGAAGAAGCTCGTGCCGGAGGGCATCGAGGGGCGCGTGGCGTACCGCGGGCCGGTGAGCGAGACGCTGTATCAGCTCGTCGGCGGCCTGCGAAGCGGCATGGGTTACACGGGGTGCGCCACCATCCAGGAGTTGCAGGAGAAGAGCCAGATGGTGCGGATCACATCGGCGGGTCTGCGCGAGAGCCATCCGCACGACGTGCAGATCACCAAAGAAGCGCCGAACTATTCGATTTGA
- a CDS encoding ABC transporter permease: MSSRRWLVAGFFAPIVVICIFMFTFIPAVRSAGERLSELKVAVVNEAGSQGVALQKQLAKHLPFTAITGLDERAARQKLLTGNVEMVIRIPSDFYEKLASGNAHLDFELTDALSPNVKSMMQLTEARVTQATNAAVLEVAKWKLDNALMKQVDVAPANTSQSKEVAVSAAQREVFLVKLMQQIQRFPTQPVRANEVVVASAPAVAEFLPFLTVVTFFIGSILASLAAWFALKPFDGSARRRYMAWFETLGYILIVSFAAAATVVGVAQMYGVYPVVHAFRAVCSLAISFGAGCGLVGGLIYLLRLPGIGLYALLFPFQMLSSGIALPFDMLPQGYQSVVRVLPALHVTRVVNWLYVGVGDVSADLKWLGLTVLLAALVMGLRLVFVRRRQVKEDSI; the protein is encoded by the coding sequence ATGTCCTCGAGGCGTTGGCTGGTCGCAGGGTTCTTCGCACCGATAGTTGTTATATGTATCTTCATGTTCACTTTTATTCCAGCTGTGCGTAGTGCAGGGGAGCGTTTGTCTGAGCTGAAGGTCGCAGTTGTCAATGAGGCTGGGTCGCAAGGGGTAGCATTGCAGAAACAGCTGGCTAAACACCTGCCTTTCACGGCCATCACGGGTCTAGACGAGCGGGCGGCGCGCCAAAAGTTACTGACTGGAAATGTCGAAATGGTTATTCGCATTCCATCTGATTTCTACGAGAAACTCGCAAGTGGCAATGCTCATCTAGATTTTGAACTGACGGACGCCTTGTCGCCAAACGTAAAAAGTATGATGCAATTGACTGAGGCACGGGTGACACAAGCGACGAACGCAGCTGTGTTGGAAGTTGCAAAATGGAAACTGGATAACGCGCTCATGAAGCAGGTGGATGTCGCACCTGCGAACACCTCCCAGTCAAAGGAAGTGGCAGTGTCGGCGGCGCAGAGAGAGGTCTTCTTGGTTAAGCTCATGCAACAGATTCAGCGGTTTCCGACGCAGCCTGTCCGTGCAAACGAAGTGGTAGTAGCATCAGCACCCGCCGTGGCGGAGTTTCTTCCCTTCCTCACGGTGGTGACATTTTTCATTGGAAGCATCCTTGCATCTTTAGCTGCTTGGTTTGCACTGAAACCTTTCGACGGATCTGCACGGCGAAGGTACATGGCGTGGTTCGAAACGTTAGGGTATATCCTCATTGTATCGTTTGCAGCGGCTGCAACCGTCGTCGGAGTCGCGCAAATGTACGGCGTGTATCCCGTCGTTCACGCCTTTCGCGCGGTATGTAGCCTTGCCATCTCGTTCGGCGCTGGTTGTGGATTGGTGGGAGGGCTCATTTACCTGCTCAGACTCCCTGGAATCGGGTTGTATGCTCTGTTGTTTCCTTTTCAAATGCTGTCATCCGGAATTGCCCTGCCATTTGATATGCTACCGCAAGGATACCAGAGCGTCGTCCGCGTTCTGCCAGCGTTGCACGTCACCCGGGTGGTGAACTGGCTGTATGTAGGTGTCGGGGACGTGAGCGCAGACCTGAAGTGGCTTGGCTTGACGGTTCTACTGGCTGCCTTGGTCATGGGATTGCGGCTGGTCTTTGTACGCAGGCGACAGGTAAAAGAAGACAGCATCTAG
- a CDS encoding thermonuclease family protein — MSFFVGLVPTAVADSRVGLHAPTGLMAATVTRDIDGDTMQVRIGPKTETVRMLLIDTPEQVDPKTPVEPYAREASAYAKRLLPVGKRVWLQEGHPGHTRDKYGRLLAYVWITSTDLYNRDVVDQGLARVAYVYAPNTDYLAQLEAAQNDAKWHHRGIWSIPGYVTSQGFNLDVAQKWLQAHSSSNRSSSGEDETSHGGFPVSSSSGGKNSSVGIGNAGFPPPSQTNSNASSPDWGSAVGPSTSVSPDPSTPVGRAPASDTAEGQSSITVISSDLNVQRGGYASVTIQTTPGALGTIEVDYKTGPSHASGLEPKTADSSGRITWEWRVGSSTTAGQWPVTIAVGGQSITLTLSVS, encoded by the coding sequence GTGTCCTTTTTCGTCGGGCTCGTGCCGACCGCGGTCGCAGACAGCCGTGTCGGTTTGCACGCCCCGACAGGTCTGATGGCAGCCACGGTCACGCGAGACATCGACGGTGACACCATGCAGGTTCGAATAGGCCCGAAAACGGAAACCGTCCGAATGCTCCTGATCGACACACCAGAGCAAGTCGACCCGAAGACGCCGGTGGAACCTTACGCACGTGAGGCTTCGGCGTACGCGAAGCGGCTGCTCCCCGTGGGCAAACGTGTGTGGCTTCAGGAAGGCCATCCTGGCCATACTCGCGACAAGTACGGCCGGTTACTCGCGTACGTTTGGATAACAAGCACGGACCTGTACAACAGGGATGTCGTCGACCAAGGCCTCGCGCGTGTAGCTTATGTATACGCACCGAACACAGACTACCTCGCGCAGCTCGAAGCAGCACAGAACGACGCCAAGTGGCACCACCGTGGAATCTGGAGCATACCCGGCTATGTGACGTCGCAAGGATTCAACCTCGACGTTGCGCAGAAGTGGCTTCAGGCACACTCGAGTTCCAACCGGAGTTCAAGCGGCGAAGATGAGACAAGCCATGGGGGGTTCCCCGTGTCCAGCTCGAGTGGAGGCAAAAATTCTTCCGTGGGAATCGGGAATGCAGGCTTCCCGCCGCCATCGCAAACGAACTCGAACGCCTCATCACCCGATTGGGGCTCTGCCGTAGGCCCATCCACCTCAGTGAGCCCGGACCCCTCAACTCCTGTAGGTCGAGCACCTGCTTCAGACACTGCAGAGGGTCAGTCGTCGATTACGGTCATCTCATCTGACCTCAACGTCCAGCGCGGCGGATATGCGTCCGTCACCATTCAGACCACGCCAGGCGCTTTGGGCACCATCGAGGTGGACTATAAGACGGGCCCGAGCCACGCCAGTGGTCTCGAGCCAAAGACGGCCGACAGCTCGGGCCGCATCACGTGGGAGTGGCGCGTCGGCTCGTCCACTACAGCAGGACAGTGGCCAGTCACAATTGCGGTAGGCGGGCAGAGCATCACGCTGACCCTATCGGTGAGTTGA
- a CDS encoding ATP-binding protein, producing the protein MNKLGGAGRNLPAAPRYALNSTCVASQLPIEAWYDTFADPTVADAVLDRLAKCSQALVEKAITKELIEGRRN; encoded by the coding sequence ATGAACAAACTGGGAGGAGCAGGTCGGAATCTTCCCGCCGCTCCCCGTTACGCCCTCAATTCGACATGTGTTGCAAGTCAGCTGCCGATTGAGGCGTGGTACGACACATTTGCCGATCCCACGGTCGCGGATGCTGTCCTCGATCGGCTCGCCAAATGCTCACAAGCTCTTGTTGAAAAGGCCATTACGAAAGAGCTTATAGAAGGGCGACGAAACTAG
- a CDS encoding TetR/AcrR family transcriptional regulator: MSERMDQWLTELVRLNEDDRVTDRQLNILRAAVEVFAEKGFAAASTSEIAQRAGVAEGTIFRHYKTKKDLLLSITVPVIDEFVGPFLLRDLETILTAQHERFEDFLRAVLFNRLQFAKKYAQVLRILAQEIPFHPELKAQLKQYVTENVLKRLVGIIEHFQEKGEIARIPARTVIRLTVSVILSHVVLRHILFHDAPWRDDEEIEMTVRFIVQGLRPDASRDQK; the protein is encoded by the coding sequence ATGTCCGAGCGAATGGACCAGTGGTTGACCGAGTTGGTGCGTCTAAACGAGGATGACCGCGTGACCGACCGACAATTGAACATCTTACGCGCGGCGGTGGAAGTGTTCGCGGAGAAGGGTTTTGCTGCTGCGTCCACGAGCGAGATCGCACAGCGGGCAGGCGTGGCCGAAGGCACCATCTTCAGACACTATAAGACAAAGAAGGATTTGCTTCTTTCCATCACGGTACCGGTGATCGATGAATTTGTCGGACCGTTCTTGCTCCGAGATCTCGAGACCATTCTTACTGCCCAACACGAACGGTTTGAAGACTTTCTACGAGCCGTATTGTTTAACCGCTTGCAATTTGCAAAGAAATATGCTCAAGTTCTGAGGATTTTAGCTCAAGAAATACCTTTTCATCCCGAGTTGAAGGCGCAACTCAAGCAATATGTCACCGAGAATGTGTTGAAGCGCCTAGTCGGGATTATTGAACACTTTCAGGAAAAAGGGGAGATTGCGCGGATTCCCGCGCGGACTGTGATCCGGCTAACGGTGTCAGTCATCCTAAGCCATGTGGTGTTGCGTCACATCCTGTTTCACGATGCACCCTGGCGAGATGATGAGGAAATTGAGATGACTGTTCGTTTCATTGTGCAGGGTTTAAGGCCGGACGCGAGCAGAGACCAGAAATAA
- the pdxT gene encoding pyridoxal 5'-phosphate synthase glutaminase subunit PdxT — MKIAVIAVQGAFREHIAALKSLGVEAYEAKWARDLEGADGVIIPGGESTAIGKLMREYDMLEPVRALARAGKPIYGTCAGMIVLAKRIEGEDTVHLGLMDVTVRRNSFGRQRESFEAEIDIPAIGAPPFPAVFIRAPHIVSVGEGVEVLATYEDRIVAVRQGNLLATSFHPELTDDYRLHQYFLNMAQAPVAH, encoded by the coding sequence ATGAAGATTGCCGTGATTGCGGTGCAGGGCGCGTTTCGGGAGCACATCGCGGCCTTGAAGTCGCTCGGGGTGGAGGCCTACGAGGCCAAGTGGGCGCGCGATCTCGAGGGCGCGGACGGCGTGATCATCCCGGGCGGCGAATCGACGGCCATCGGCAAGCTGATGCGGGAGTATGACATGCTGGAGCCCGTCCGCGCATTGGCTCGCGCGGGCAAGCCCATTTACGGCACCTGCGCCGGCATGATTGTGCTCGCCAAGCGCATCGAGGGAGAGGACACCGTCCACCTCGGCCTGATGGACGTGACCGTGCGCCGCAACTCGTTCGGGCGGCAGCGCGAGTCGTTTGAGGCCGAGATCGACATCCCGGCCATTGGCGCGCCCCCGTTCCCAGCCGTGTTCATTCGCGCGCCGCACATCGTGTCCGTGGGCGAAGGCGTGGAGGTCCTTGCGACGTACGAGGATCGCATTGTGGCTGTGCGGCAGGGCAATCTCCTCGCCACGTCGTTCCATCCGGAGCTCACGGACGACTACCGCCTGCACCAATACTTCTTGAACATGGCGCAGGCGCCGGTGGCACATTGA
- a CDS encoding transposase, with product MTQKYDNDFKLHAVQLALEGHKPASEIAGDLGISVKSLYGWIAKYREDPETPFVGSGNLRPEAKAMRDLELESRQLREENEILKKPCASSPMARSSVCLDPQSPLRISGSEDVQSPRCNVKVDHVGAH from the coding sequence GTGACACAAAAGTACGACAACGACTTTAAACTCCATGCTGTTCAACTCGCTTTGGAAGGCCACAAGCCAGCAAGTGAAATCGCAGGCGATCTCGGGATATCCGTGAAAAGTTTGTATGGGTGGATCGCCAAGTATCGCGAAGATCCTGAAACCCCATTCGTCGGAAGCGGGAACCTGAGACCGGAAGCGAAAGCGATGCGCGATCTGGAGCTGGAAAGTCGCCAATTGCGAGAGGAGAATGAGATCCTAAAAAAGCCATGCGCATCTTCACCAATGGCCAGAAGTAGTGTATGCCTGGATCCACAATCACCGCTCCGAATTTCCGGTTCAGAAGATGTGCAAAGTCCTCGCTGTAACGTAAAAGTTGACCACGTGGGGGCACATTGA